The following nucleotide sequence is from Larus michahellis chromosome 10, bLarMic1.1, whole genome shotgun sequence.
CTTTTATTTTGCAACAGCCCCGTTGTTCTATAATCATTCACCTGCTGGGGGCATTAGTGTAATTTTGAGAACCTGATTTTCAGCTTGGGTTGCTTGAATTGAAGCACATTATTCCCGCAGACAGAATTTAGGGTGAAGCAAATACCATCCTGTGTTCTTTTCTGACAATAGAGTAGTTAgctcagcattttttaaatatgtagagGTGTGCCAGTGCAATACCATCATCACTTTCTCACACAATTAGCAGGAGCAATTTTGAATGCAACATTTTGAAGAGATAAATTGAAAGTAtcttcatttttaacaaaaatggaCATTTGAAATTCTGTGACTTAAAATAGTTATAGACTAACTGTATAAGTAGCTTATTGAGCATTTTGAAGGGGGAAATTACTTTAAAGATAGTTTGctatttctataaataaaaatagtatctaTTTAGTAAACTAGCTGACATGTTTTTCtgctaagaattttttttttctggctagtAGACTATTTTGAGAAATTCAGTTACTAACAAACTATCAATTCTTTTTTGGTCTATATGGAATATCTGATttgtattctttaaaatattttagaaatgttagACTTGTGGTTAGAAAATTACAGGGAAATGATGTGTTCAGTTCAGTTTAGAGATCAGTCATTGCCAGACATGAATTTCTTAAAAATTCGATAGCCTCTGTGGAAAGAAGCATTGAACATGACAAGGATTTGACTCTTGTTCTCTTCGCAGTATAGCCCAGACAACGTGGCTGGAGCAGACGGAGACATCGACCCCACTGAAATCACCTTTCCAGGATGTTCTTGTCTTACCAGCTCCTGTGTGGTTCGCACATGCTCCTGTCTTTGCCGTGGTGAAAATTATAACAGTTTGTGCCTCCAGCCcacagagaaagaggaggaatatGCCAGGCCTGTTTTTGAATGCAATTCCATGTGCCAGTGTGGTGAATCCTGTCAAAACAGGGTTGTTCAGAGGGGTTTGCAATTCAGACTTGAGGTATTCAAGACTGAGAAGAAAGGGTGGGGTGTTCGCACTCTGGAATTCATAGCTAAAGGAAGATTTGTTTGTGAATACGCTGGTGAAGTTTTAGGCTTTAATGAGGCACGTAGAAGAATTCAGGCCCAGACATCAAAGGCTTCGAACTACATTATAGCGGTGAGGGAGCACCTCCATAGTGGTCAGATAATGGAGACTTTTGTTGACCCTACGTACATCGGTAACGTAGGCAGATTCCTGAATCATTCTTGTGAACCGAATTTATTTATGGTGCCAGTTCGAGTTGACTCAATGGTGCCTAAACTGGCACTTTTTGCAGCCACTGATATTTCTGCTGGAGAGGAACTTTCATATGATTATTCTGGAAGATTCCATAATTTACCAATAAGTAATAGAGAACAAAAATCTTTAGAGGAAGATAACAGATTGAGAAAACCTTGCTACTGTGGTTCCCGCACATGTGCTTCCTTCTTACCTTGGGACAGCTCCCTCTTTTCCACACCAGACGCTTGTTCGGGGAGCTCTCCACTGCTTTTCAGTTCCTAAGAATaccttaaaaatgtcattttccctAGTAGTTAAATAAAATTCTGATTGTGTATTCCACCAAGGAAGCACGTGTGGTTTTCAGTAACAGCTAGAAGACAAGTTTTGAGAATAATTTCATGCAACATCCTAGAGACCATTTTCAAAGTGGATGGTGTGATACGAGGGAGCACCAGAGCTTCAAGATGTTCCAAAAccagtttcttgttttcttctgccagCTTGCGGTATGATAAAGCACCTCTCTCAATCTGTACCTTTCTCAAAGAATGAACTTGAACGTTGGTACACAGAAAGGACATGTGATAACAATGAGAAACGTCACCAAAAATTACACAAGAGAATGAGACCAAGGAATGTTGATGTTTGCAAAAAGGGCCTTAGGTTTCTTAAATcctatcaaaataatttattttaaaaaaattacttgctatAAATTCTTTTGTTCCATAACACACAAATAATTATTGATGTAAAAAACTTGCCCAGAAAGATCAGCCTGAATGCTTTGTCCCTGCCCTGTTTTCCATCTCCAGTCACAGCTAGCTGCATGCCGAAACCTGGTTTTAAATGACTAGTTTGGTTTCATTACCATTTAGCTTCTGCATAAACGGCGCAGTACTATAGGCTCTGAGCCGTATAATCATCCTGTCTTTTTAAATCGTGCCTATCTCAAGGCTCATCTAATAAGATTTCTGCAATAATAGTAAGCAGCACGTCCATGTTACTTTCCAGCACTATAATTACACACTCAGGAAGCAAATTCAGACTCTGTAGTCCAAAGCAGTATGATGCTGCTATTCTGACTTCTGAAATGGATTGAAGTAGGAAATAGAGAAGTACAtctgaacaacaaaaaatttgtctttttacACTGCTGAAAAGCTGGCAGATACATGAgcattcttttcactttttaactgatttgttttcactgttcctaCAGAACCAGACAGCATTAAGCAAGGCTTGTCCTTTCCCAGCAGCCAGCGAAGGTCATTACCTCTTTTCACCGTTCTTGTACAGATCTAACACGCATACTCTGCTTTACTGAGCATCTCCTCACACCAGGGACACACGAGAGCACTTGCCGGATGGCGGTACATTCTGCAACTGCACGTCACTTCCTTTCTTGAACGATCAAATTAAGGAAGCTTCAAAGAGGCTTGTTTTGAATTTCCCCCAACTTTGATATACAAGACAGATAAATTGCAGTGCTATTTTTTACAGTCACTGCAGTATCATATCAGTGGCACAAACCCCTGGGTTATTTGCTCTGTACAGTTTGATCTTTAATTGTATTCATTACctttgacacacacacacggtaGCGCATCTCAGGGGGATCAGCTGTTGTGCAGGCCattggtaactttttttttttcctaaataaaagaCAACTTTGGTTTGGACCTGAAAGATTAACCTGATACTGACATGGGATAAAGGACATTTTGCTGCTATTATTTTGCTATTTGCTAAACAAAATCTTTGTGTTTTCCTATACCTCCTTGATAAGCTTCAGTGTTAGCTTTCCCCCATTTAATAAATATCTCATGCTTCCATTGTGAAGAACTGCTGTTGAGATTTAGATACAGCTGTGGTTTTAGTTTAATATAAAGATGACCACGTGATTTTTCTTAGGGTTAATCATTAAGTGTCACTTCTGCCAGTGCGAGAGCTTCCAAAGGATTTCAGCTGCTTGTCAAAAGCAGTTTACAAGCCGAGGGGTCATTAACTTTATTCTTTGTCCAACAAAGGGTGCCTGCTTCTACAGAAGAGAAGTTCTCCAGGTCCTGTAACTCAGAATGCATGAGAGACCAGAATTCAGCTTAGGTTACAAGGTCTCTTGTCCTATTTCAAGGCTTACCTGGTTTTCCTCCCCAAAAGGGCACTGCGCCAGCCACCTTCAGCCTGCTGGACTGGAGGGGTGGGAGTGGATGATCCAATCtacttcctccttccctcctggaaAAAGTGTCAGGACTAGTTTTATACCATCTGTATTCTATTCCTCAAGATTAGATGGGTTTTCAAGATGACAGCACTGTTTGCTGGCTTCCTGTTATGAATATGTACTTGGCATGACTTTGAGTAGCTAAGGAAGTgtagattcaaaaaaaaaaataaccccaaaacacaaccccCCAAACAGCATTCGGAATATCTAGTCCTTGCATCACCAGCCTTAAACCAGAGAACACAGACGAGCCTTCTGTCTCTCCGCAATCCGACCCTTTCAGTCCCAGCCAGCTGATGCGGCTTCTAGGATGTGAACTGACTATCAATTACCTGGTTAGAACAAACTTCCCCAGCATGGAACAGGAGAGGCTTGTACTGTTGAAAATAGCCAGCCACGTTAAAGGCCTTGCAAGAACATGAAATTCTGTTGTCCTTGAGTTCTAAACCACGATGGTGATTGTTAACAGCCTTTTTCCATATAGCACACGGATTAGACTTTATATGCCTGGGGGTGCAGAGCAAAATcctactaaaaagaaaaaaaatcctctcataagggactaaaaaagaaaacagactcttGTTTCTACCTGCTGAATTTCTGTTCGCTTTTCCCTCTGTGTTCCTTTGGGCTTCACTGGGTCCCAGTCTGCCCCTTCTCAGTTCAGTGCGCTCGCTCTCCCTGGATCCCATCAGACAGCTCAGACTGCGAGCTCCGTGTAATCCTCCCTCCTTTCTACTCTCAAAGTGCAGTAATGATTAGCAATATTTCAATAGTCAATGCTCACTCAAGCTTGGAGGTTTACTTTCCCATTGAAATCTGATCAGATTAATTCAAAGATGTTTAATGAAAGATCTTGTAATAAAATACAGTAACCATTACgcaaacaaaagcagcataaaTGGGACACATTCCACCATCTCCGCAGATCAGGAAGACCTTCCCCCTCGTGCCACCCGCAGCACAACGAGCCTTGACTGACATACACCTGATGGTGCGGAATCACAaagccttttatttaaataaaagttgtaAGAATTTTCCAATACAcggaattgtatttttttccagaataaaaaataaaaccaactctAGGCAAAATCTTTTATAAAGTGTATTCCTTCTTGTGGCAGAGACATGACTTTTAGAAAGATAGAAATAGACTCTTTCCTTATTACTTCCAGtaaaatagatgtttttaatgcatagattttaattaaacatttaatgCTGGTAAGGCAGACTTTACTACGCAAAATATTTACCACAGCTTTCATCATGCTCGTGTGAGTGCCAAGTCATAGTGGTGTCATTCtggaagtgttttttttctgcttgctagAATTACCTTTATCCCCTGCTTTCATTATTCccatttcccttcctccttgctAGAATGCCTCTCCTTTTAAGTCCTTTGGTTTTTtagtgtgttggggttttttttggttttgtttgtttgtttgttttttaaacagaacagttTCAAAATTTACCTTATTAGGCCTTAAGTCTCACAGTTACATCTCCcaccttttcattttaatgatcTTTTATTCGAGTGAAATTATGTGTTAGCTTCAGTTTCTAATGATACCATTTTTGCAGTTTGCAAGTCCCCAAAATAAGCCTGCACCACGTCCAAGAgaaattcaaaaagaaattgcCAGTGTTTTTCCATCAATAAAAGTCTTTAGCATAAATAAATGCCTGGAATTCTATTCAAATATGTACATAATTTCTGATCACATCATGACCCTGAGGATTATCACCCCTCAGCTGCAGAAGGCACTTTCTAAAGAGGTGCAAGTATCTCACcagaaaaagcacatttctggACCTGATTTTCACTACAACAGGAATGTAATGCAAGGGCTGCACTAACTGCCCCTGGCGATAGCGCTCTGTCTTCCCATCCTCACCTCTTCTTAAccccttcagttttcttttaaagctgtctAGAAGTTTATAAAGTCCTCGTTTATTGGATTTGAGCTTAGAAATTCAAACTATACATAAATAAAACTAtttaataaagatattttctAAAGGAGCTATTAATTAACCTTTTAAAACACAATCGGCATGTTTCTGCTCAGTTTTGTGCTAGTTAACTCCAGAGAACTCTTGCTAAAAACCAAATAGAGTTCACCGATAAAAGGTTTGGTCAGGAGAAAAGTCCAGGCCAGGTTCCCTGAAGATAAATACAGGAAAGTTCTTCAAGCAACGTTGAGTAGTGTTGGATTTTCTTCCCTGAACAGGAACTTCAAAGCactacatttttctcttctgtgtcacCAGCAAGTGACACTCCACGCATCTCTTCTCCTCCTTGGGTGAAATTCAGCCCTTGACGTCCCGGCGTGACGGCAGCTCCGGCGCGGCGTCTGCTGCGCAGCGGAAGCCCAGGTTCGAGGCAGAGCTGTCGGGAGTGTTTTGACTGCGGGCTGCGCAGCGGTACCTGTAGCAGTGAGACTGCAGGGGAAGAGAACTTCAGAGCACATCACAGCGTGCATTCCCTTAGGCAAGGGTTTGTTAGACGAATATAGCTAAACATTTCAAATGCTGTTGGAAAGACCAACGAACTGACACTGAGCAAAAAATCACTGTGTTAGAAATAAGGGAAATCCCACCATATACAGAGATCAGCTACAGCGGATACAAAAGGTAGTTTGAATGCAAAGTGTCTGATAACAGGAGTGTCAACTCATAATACATCGAGCTCCGGGGAAAAGCTAAGATGCTCGTTCTGCTTCTCAGaggaagagagagctcagagCCTTTCTCCGTTTATCAGCGTGACAAGGAACGACTGGAAACGAGCAGGTATTGGCACCTGTCATAAAACATTTCACCGAATGAGAtgcaacaagaagaaaggagTAAGAGGGGGCAAACTCCTTCCCAGTATCCAATGGCTAACATTGTAGGGATATTTATAATCAGATATAATCCGGACTAGTGGCTATAAAAACATTTAAGCTTAAAATTAAGCCACTGATAAGATGATTCAACTGCATTTCAGATACTCCTAGTAGACAACCACAAATACTACAACCACACAGTAGCTGCTTCTCAAAGAATTAAAGGAGGAACCATCATCACCATTTCGTTCCTTCAAGTGAGAAAGGAGCACAAGACTACGTGACAGGGCTTGTCCTCGCACCAGAGACAGCTGTCTGATGCCGCTGATGCGTGTTGGTGGGAAATAGCTCTGCGCTTTCGTTGCCAGTGTTGTTTATCTCATGCTTGTAGGATTTGATATTCCTGCGATAGACCAGTTTCGATCCAAAGCGGCATTTTACAAGGTTGAGAAAAGGCTTGCTGCAGGGTGCTTTGTACAAGTTACTTTGAGAAAGGCTGTTAGTTTATACCCAGCCAAATGAATCTAAACAGGAGTAGGTCAGACATCGTTACAGCAGCGTAGAGCCGCTGGTCTATAACATGCTTTGACCCTGCCTGGCTGTACAGATTTGGCCATGTCTCAGTGCGCATTAATACACCTACACTccttgaaaaaagggaaaacttgtGCTATTTGCAGTGCTACTGATTCTCAGTTATCTGGCATTAGGAACAGTGGTTTCCGAACTGCAGAACTAACCAGTTTAAGTGCTTTGCTACATTAAATCAGACTGACTGCCCAGGAGCAGTTGTCCATCGTAGCACGGAATGAGGACAGTCACGCTCGTCATTTCACTGATAACGCGCTGGGGTGGCAGACTGGGCATTTATGTAGCAACCCCAGTGCAATCCACCATCCAAGTTCTGCCccattttgcttttacttcaaaAGATTTGGCTGAGGCTTTTTGTTCCTTACCATCCCTCTCATCTCCTCCAGCTACGGGCTCCCGGCCTccaacaaacacacaccactCTCATTCAGGCTGGTTCAGCTGCGTATAGTCAGGCTCTGAACCAGGCTTCCGGAATGGCTGGGTTAAAAAGGCAAACAtacctttttaattctttttttccttttctttgcggGGGGTATGGGGGTGAGTTTGGGCACAGCTCCTGAAACAACTGAACGTGTACAACCGCGAGGGTGGTGACAACTCAAACAGGCTCTGTCATCACGGGAACAGCCCGTGAACCAGGCCATCCCCGCAGAGCAGCGGGTCACCGATGTTTATCTCTGCGAGTTCCCAGCATCTCCATCTAAGGAGACACAAATACCGGCTCCTGCCCAGCAGCCGGGGCGCAGGGCAGAGCCCACGCACGCTCTGCCTCCCGCACTCAGACGTCTACCCCGACCCACAGCAGTACTTAGAAGCTgaactattttgaaaataaaaggagCTGCGAAGCATGCAGGTAAAAAGGTGCAATTTTAGCCTCTGTCAACTCTGAGAGGTAGGacagcatctgaaaaaaatctgaatagaTTTTTAGGCACCTAATAAAGAGCCCTCCTACTAATCATAttcagtgggggtttttttgtgtcttaaTACACAGCCTAGTTTTATCACCTACAAAAAAAAGACTAGGACAGACTAGAATCTTCACAAGCTTTTAAAATGGGTCACATTATTCATCACTGAAGAAGAGTCTATTCCACTGTTAATTTAATCAAAACTGCTAATTAACATCTGACATTGATTTCACCTAAGAAGGAAATCAGTGTAGAAAATGGGATCTCACTGTAGAAAATTTAATCTAATTATGAGACTGATTTGCCAGCTGCAggctttgaaagggaaaaagaacaggaCAGCTTTAATGAAAAAGGAGATCTACAATGagcatttttttccagcactgcATGAACAGAGTTTAAAACATGATTTATCTCATGAACAGCTATTGCATTGCGATCTGGCATCCAgacttttcagaaataatttcaagtCCGCTGTCAACTAAGCTGAAACATTCATCTCCCAGAGATCTTGCTGCAAACACCTGATATCCTTTCTGAATCCAGAGTCTTTCTAGAACTAAAAAAAGTCACCTCCATACTTTTACAAGTGTCACCCAGGCACTAGAATAAAAATAGCATTAGAGGCATACCTCAATGTTAACTCTGACATCTAAAAAACCATACTGGATAAAGAAGTTTGTTTAATTCCAAACTAACCAAAAAGCATTCCTTAAGAACATCAGGTATCACTCTTCCTTAAATTGCACGAAAACCCTTAACAAGCACCCAGGCTGCCAGGAAACTCCA
It contains:
- the LOC141749344 gene encoding histone-lysine N-methyltransferase SETMAR, coding for MADLSGGQEPVAVGLWPHGEAPPAFQYSPDNVAGADGDIDPTEITFPGCSCLTSSCVVRTCSCLCRGENYNSLCLQPTEKEEEYARPVFECNSMCQCGESCQNRVVQRGLQFRLEVFKTEKKGWGVRTLEFIAKGRFVCEYAGEVLGFNEARRRIQAQTSKASNYIIAVREHLHSGQIMETFVDPTYIGNVGRFLNHSCEPNLFMVPVRVDSMVPKLALFAATDISAGEELSYDYSGRFHNLPISNREQKSLEEDNRLRKPCYCGSRTCASFLPWDSSLFSTPDACSGSSPLLFSS